The following coding sequences lie in one Labrus bergylta chromosome 5, fLabBer1.1, whole genome shotgun sequence genomic window:
- the gnat1 gene encoding guanine nucleotide-binding protein G(t) subunit alpha-1 yields MGAGASAEDKRSRELEKKLKEDADIDARTVKLLLLGAGESGKSTIVKQMKIIHKDGYSLEECLEFIVIIYSNTLQSIMAIVKAMNTFNMNYGHSDQQDDARKLMHLADTIEEGTMPKELADIILRLWKDSGIQACFDRASEYQLNDSAGYYLNDLERLVQPGYVPTEQDVLRSRVKTTGIIETTFSFKDLHFRMFDVGGQRSERKKWIHCFEGVTCIIFIAALSAYDMVLVEDDEVNRMHESLHLFNSICNHRYFAATSIVLFLNKKDVFIEKIKKAHLNMCFPEYDGPNTYEDAGIYIKMQFLDLNMRKDIKEIYSHMTCATDTENVKFVFDAVTDIIIKENLKDCGLF; encoded by the exons ATGGGGGCTGGAGCGAGCGCTGAGGATAAACGCTCCAGAGAGCTGGAGAAGAAGCTGAAGGAGGATGCTGACATCGATGCGAGAACtgtcaagctgctgctgctag GTGCTGGAGAATCGGGAAAAAGCACAATCGTCAAACAGATGAA AATTATCCACAAAGATGGTTACTCACTCGAAGAATGCTTGGAGTTTATTGTCATCATCTACAGCAACACCCTGCAGTCCATCATGGCCATCGTGAAGGCCATGAACACATTCAACATGAACTATGGACACTCAGATCAGCAG GATGATGCCCGAAAACTGATGCACCTTGCAGACACTATTGAGGAGGGTACCATGCCTAAAGAGCTGGCAGACATCATTCTGCGTTTATGGAAGGACTCTGGCATACAGGCGTGCTTCGACAGAGCCTCGGAATACCAACTCAATGACTCTGCTGGATA CTACCTGAATGATTTGGAGCGGCTGGTCCAGCCAGGCTACGTGCCCACCGAGCAGGATGTGCTGCGATCAAGAGTGAAGACCACGGGTATCATCGAGACAACGTTTTCCTTCAAAGATCTACACTTCAG AATGTTTGATGTTGGTGGTCAGAgatcagaaagaaagaagtggATCCACTGTTTCGAAGGTGTGACCTGTATCATCTTCATTGCTGCTTTGAGCGCCTACGATATGGTGCTCGTTGAGGATGACGAAGTG aaccGAATGCACGAAAGTCTGCACTTGTTCAACAGTATCTGCAACCACCGCTACTTTGCTGCTACCTCTATCGTTCTCTTTCTAAACAAGAAAGACGTGTTCATTGAGAAGATCAAGAAAGCTCATCTGAACATGTGCTTCCCTGAGTACGATG GCCCCAACACTTACGAGGACGCTGGTATCTACATCAAAATGCAGTTCTTGGACCTGAACATGCGCAAAGACATCAAAGAAATCTACTCTCACATGACCTGtgctacagacacagagaacGTGAAGTTTGTGTTTGACGCCGtcactgacatcatcatcaaAGAAAACCTGAAAGATTGTGGTCTCTTTTAA